A single genomic interval of Nerophis ophidion isolate RoL-2023_Sa linkage group LG11, RoL_Noph_v1.0, whole genome shotgun sequence harbors:
- the LOC133562086 gene encoding allograft inflammatory factor 1-like isoform X1, whose translation MDRSTQGGKAFGILKSHQEDKLKSINEAFLSDEQYAKVEDLAVKLDIFKKKYMEFDLNDKGDIDMMGLKRMLEKLGVAKTHMELKKMMSEVCGGTSKETFSYEDFLAMMLGERNAILKLILMFEGMSKQEERKHVGPPSAKTFSELP comes from the exons ATGGACCGCAGTACTCAAG GCGGGAAAGCGTTCGGCATCCTTAAGTCTCACCAAGAAGACAAACTTAAATCCATCAATGAG GCTTTTCTGTCCGATGAGCAGTATGCAAAAGTGGAAGACCTGGCTGTAAAGCTGGACATATTTAAAA AAAAATACATGGAGTTTGATCTGAATGACAAAGGCGACATCG ACATGATGGGGTTAAAACGGATGCTGGAGAAACTGGGAGTGGCTAAGACTCACATGGAGCTGAAGAAAATGATGTCAGAAGTGTGTGGAGGAACGTCCAAGGAAACTTTCAGCTATGAGGATTTCCTTGCTATGATGCTGGGGGAAAGAAATGCCATTCTAAAACT GATCCTCATGTTTGAAGGCATGAGTAAGCAGGAGGAGAGAAAACATGTTGGACCACCTTCTGCTAAAACCTTCTCAGAACTACCCTGA
- the si:ch211-40k21.5 gene encoding uncharacterized protein si:ch211-40k21.5 isoform X1, whose amino-acid sequence MLPWLCSCWTSNSSAKHLGFGGNVIHSCLTADRNRRNKPLTAVGGTTEDFTPIIGAVGGPETEEDSSDTGEDSGSSADGVMAFDDTLAAITKVGSAEVLLTSPETLRVITASPGPPTAYTGFRGLFVNTWSLFSTAPKPAKTI is encoded by the exons GTAATTCATCGGCGAAGCACCTGGGCTTCGGAGGTAATGTGATCCACTCATGCCTCACAGCGGATCGGAACAGAAGAAACAAGCCCCTGACTG CGGTCGGCGGCACGACGGAGGACTTCACCCCGATCATCGGTGCGGTTGGCGGCCCGGAGACGGAGGAAGACAGCTCAGACACCGGTGAGGACAGCGGCTCGTCGGCAGACGGCGTAATGGCTTTTGACGACACCCTGGCCGCCATTACTAAAGTCGGCAGTGCGGAGGTCCTCCTAACCTCTCCCGAAACCCTGAGGGTCATCACCGCGTCACCTGGACCCCCCACGGCCTACACAGGTTTCAGGGGACTCTTCGTAAATACCTGGTCATTGTTCTCCACCGCACCAAAACCCGCTAAAACCATTTGA
- the LOC133562086 gene encoding allograft inflammatory factor 1-like isoform X2, with product MDRSTQGGKAFGILKSHQEDKLKSINEYAKVEDLAVKLDIFKKKYMEFDLNDKGDIDMMGLKRMLEKLGVAKTHMELKKMMSEVCGGTSKETFSYEDFLAMMLGERNAILKLILMFEGMSKQEERKHVGPPSAKTFSELP from the exons ATGGACCGCAGTACTCAAG GCGGGAAAGCGTTCGGCATCCTTAAGTCTCACCAAGAAGACAAACTTAAATCCATCAATGAG TATGCAAAAGTGGAAGACCTGGCTGTAAAGCTGGACATATTTAAAA AAAAATACATGGAGTTTGATCTGAATGACAAAGGCGACATCG ACATGATGGGGTTAAAACGGATGCTGGAGAAACTGGGAGTGGCTAAGACTCACATGGAGCTGAAGAAAATGATGTCAGAAGTGTGTGGAGGAACGTCCAAGGAAACTTTCAGCTATGAGGATTTCCTTGCTATGATGCTGGGGGAAAGAAATGCCATTCTAAAACT GATCCTCATGTTTGAAGGCATGAGTAAGCAGGAGGAGAGAAAACATGTTGGACCACCTTCTGCTAAAACCTTCTCAGAACTACCCTGA